A single region of the Vidua macroura isolate BioBank_ID:100142 chromosome 12, ASM2450914v1, whole genome shotgun sequence genome encodes:
- the SNX33 gene encoding sorting nexin-33: protein MALKARALYNFQSENKEEISIQENEELVIFSENSLDGWLQGQNSRGETGLFPASYVEILRSRSGSNYTDYSSSPVGSPGHDSSLYSASPNPGISYQGSFEDDDDDDWDDWDDACTVVEEPRSAPGTNGHPSPSLPYPAACGHHQHAGYRPKPALERQDSMSSSKRGSVVGRNLNRFSCFVRSGVEAFILGDVPLMSKIAETYCIEMGSRGPQWRANPHPFICSVEDPTKQTKFKGIKSYISYKLTPSNFNSPVYRRYKHFDWLYNRLLHKFTVISVPHLPEKQATGRFEEDFIEKRKRRLILWMEHMTSHPVLSQYEGFQHFLCCRDEKQWKLGKRRAEKDEMVGASFLLTIQIPTEHQDLQDVEDRVDAFKAFSKKMDDSVLQLTNVASELVRKHVGGFRKEFQKLGNAFQAISHSFHMDPPYSLDALNNAISHTGKTYETVGEMFAEQPKNDLFLMLDTLSLYQGLLSNFPDIIHLQKGAFAKVKESQRMSDEGRMDQEEADGIRKRCRVVGFALQAEMNHFHERRVADFKRMMQSYLRQQIVFYQRVSQQLEKTLRMYDNL from the exons ATGGCGTTGAAAGCCAGAGCGCTTTACAACTTCCAGAGCGAAAACAAAGAGGAGATCAGCATCCAGGAGAACGAGGAGCTCGTCATCTTCAGCGAGAACTCCCTGGACGGGTGGTTGCAGGGCCAAAACAGCCGCGGGGAGACCGGCCTCTTCCCCGCTTCCTATGTCGAGATCCTCCGCTCCCGCTCGGGCTCCAACTACACGGACTATTCCAGCAGCCCGGTCGGCTCCCCCGGGCACGATTCCTCCTTGTACTCGGCGTCCCCCAACCCCGGCATCTCCTACCAGGGCAGTTTtgaggatgatgatgacgaCGACTGGGATGACTGGGACGACGCGTGCACAGTGGTGGAGGAGCCGCGGAGCGCGCCGGGCACCAACGGGCACCCCTCGCCCAGCCTGCCGTACCCGGCGGCCTGCGGCCACCACCAGCACGCCGGCTACCGGCCCAAGCCGGCGCTGGAGAGGCAGGACAGCATGAGCTCCTCCAAGAGGGGCAGCGTGGTGGGCAGAAACCTCAACCGCTTCTCCTGCTTCGTCCGCTCCGGGGTGGAAGCCTTCATCCTGGGCGACGTGCCCCTGATGTCCAAGATCGCCGAGACCTACTGCATCGAGATGGGCTCCAGAGGCCCGCAGTGGAGGGCCAACCCCCACCCGTTCATCTGCTCCGTGGAGGACCCCACCAAGCAAACCAAGTTCAAGGGCATCAAGAGCTACATCTCCTACAAGCTGACCCCCAGCAACTTCAACTCGCCCGTGTACCGGCGCTACAAGCACTTCGACTGGCTCTACAACCGCCTGCTGCACAAGTTCACGGTGATCTCGGTGCCGCACCTGCCCGAGAAGCAGGCCACCGGCCGCTTCGAGGAGGACTTCATCGAGAAGCGCAAGCGGCGGCTGATCCTCTGGATGGAGCACATGACCAGCCACCCCGTCCTCTCCCAGTACGAGGGCTTCCAGCACTTCCTCTGCTGCCGCGACGAGAAGCAGTGGAAGCTGGGCAAGCGCCGGGCGGAGAAGGACGAGATGGTGGGCGCCAGCTTCCTCCTCACCATCCAGATTCCCACGGAGCACCAGGACCTGCAGGACGTGGAGGACCGCGTGGATGCCTTCAAGGCCTTCAGCAAGAAGATGGATGAcagcgtcctgcagctgacCAACGTGGCATCGGAGCTGGTGCGCAAGCACGTGGGGGGCTTCCGGAAGGAGTTCCAGAAGCTGGGCAATGCCTTCCAAGCCATCAGCCACTCCTTCCACATGGACCCTCCCTACAGCTTGGATGCCCTCAACAACGCCATCTCCCACACGGGCAAGACGTACGAGACTGTGGGGGAGATGTTCGCCGAGCAGCCCAAGAACGACCTGTTCCTCATGCTGGACACTCTCTCCTTGTACCAAGGGCTCCTCTCCAACTTCCCAGACATCATCCACCTGCAGAAAG GCGCCTTCGCCAAGGTGAAGGAGAGCCAGCGGATGAGCGACGAGGGCAGGATGGACCAGGAGGAGGCGGACGGGATCCGCAAGCGCTGCCGCGTGGTGGGCTTCGCCCTGCAGGCCGAGATGAACCACTTCCACGAGCGGCGCGTGGCCGACTTCAAGAGGATGATGCAGTCCTACCTGAGGCAGCAGATCGTCTTCTACCAGCGCGtcagccagcagctggagaagacGCTGCGCATGTACGACAACCTCTAA